From the Pseudomonas baltica genome, one window contains:
- a CDS encoding 2-hydroxyacid dehydrogenase, whose translation MSNFRRAVFLDYSTLDLGDLDFAPLHAAFDDLQLHASTLPEQTIAHLQGASVAITNKAVIDATVLQACPDLKLILIAATGTNNVDLAAARAQGVSVSNCQGYGTPSVAQHTLMLLLALATRVSDYQQAIAAGAWQRSRQFCLLDFPIVELEGKTLGLLGQGELGSAVARLAEAFGMRVLPGQIPGRPARPDRMPLDELLGQVDALTLHCPLNEHTRHMIGARELNLMKPGAFIVNTARGGIIDEQALADALRRGQLGGAATDVLSVEPPVNGNPLLADDIPRLIVTPHSAWGSREARQRIVGQLADNAAGFFAGTPLRQVN comes from the coding sequence ATGAGCAATTTTCGCCGCGCGGTTTTTCTCGACTACAGCACACTGGATCTGGGCGATCTCGATTTCGCCCCGCTGCATGCAGCCTTCGACGATCTGCAGCTGCACGCCAGCACCCTACCCGAGCAGACCATCGCGCACCTGCAAGGCGCCAGCGTGGCCATCACCAACAAGGCGGTGATCGATGCCACTGTGCTCCAGGCATGCCCCGACCTCAAGCTGATCCTGATCGCCGCCACCGGCACCAACAACGTCGACCTGGCGGCGGCCCGCGCCCAAGGTGTCAGCGTCAGCAACTGCCAGGGCTACGGCACGCCGTCGGTGGCCCAGCACACCCTGATGCTGCTGCTGGCCCTGGCCACCCGCGTCAGCGACTACCAGCAGGCCATCGCTGCGGGTGCGTGGCAGCGCTCCAGGCAGTTCTGCCTGCTGGACTTCCCGATCGTCGAGCTCGAAGGCAAGACCCTCGGGCTGCTCGGCCAAGGCGAACTGGGCAGCGCCGTCGCGCGGCTGGCCGAAGCCTTCGGCATGCGCGTGCTGCCCGGGCAGATTCCCGGCCGCCCGGCACGCCCCGACCGCATGCCGCTCGATGAATTGCTGGGCCAGGTCGATGCACTGACCTTGCACTGCCCGCTCAACGAACATACCCGGCACATGATCGGCGCCCGTGAATTGAACCTGATGAAACCCGGCGCCTTTATCGTCAACACTGCCCGCGGCGGCATCATCGATGAGCAAGCACTGGCCGACGCGCTGCGCCGCGGCCAACTGGGCGGCGCTGCCACCGACGTACTCAGCGTCGAGCCGCCGGTCAACGGCAACCCGCTGCTGGCCGACGACATCCCGCGCCTGATCGTCACCCCCCACAGCGCCTGGGGCAGCCGCGAGGCACGTCAGCGTATCGTCGGGCAGTTGGCGGACAACGCCGCAGGGTTCTTTGCCGGCACGCCGCTGCGACAAGTGAACTGA
- a CDS encoding class I SAM-dependent methyltransferase — MDPRSEVLLRQADSFQGRWLMAGLPADDLLGQLPQACGWSWHAGDHAALEARFAGRSHFGTEAPNDEIDGAVLFLPKARDLTHYLLNALASRLAGRTLYLVGEKRGGIEGAAKQLHDFGKPRKIDSARHCQLWAVDIEVAPQPLALESLAQRYELELADGPLSVISLPGVFSHGRLDRGTALLLDFLDGLPTGHVLDFGCGAGVLGAMIKRRYPQSQVTLLDVDAFAVASSRLTLAANGLEGEVLIGDGIDAAPQPLAAILSNPPFHTGVHTDYRASETMLKKSREHLQKGGELRIVANAFLRYQPLMQEHVGPCKTLHEGGGFKIYSAIRG, encoded by the coding sequence ATGGACCCGCGCAGTGAAGTGTTGCTTCGTCAGGCCGATTCTTTTCAGGGTCGCTGGCTGATGGCCGGTCTCCCGGCCGATGACTTGCTTGGGCAACTGCCCCAGGCCTGCGGCTGGAGCTGGCATGCCGGCGACCATGCCGCCCTGGAGGCACGCTTCGCCGGACGCAGCCACTTCGGCACCGAAGCACCGAATGACGAGATCGACGGCGCGGTGCTTTTTTTGCCCAAGGCCCGCGACCTGACCCACTACCTGCTCAATGCCCTGGCCTCGCGCCTGGCGGGCCGCACCTTGTACCTGGTCGGCGAAAAGCGCGGTGGCATCGAGGGTGCGGCCAAGCAACTGCACGACTTCGGCAAGCCGCGCAAGATCGACAGCGCCCGGCATTGCCAGTTGTGGGCGGTAGATATCGAGGTCGCACCGCAACCGTTGGCCCTCGAAAGCCTCGCGCAACGTTACGAGCTGGAGCTGGCCGACGGTCCGCTGAGCGTCATCAGCCTGCCTGGGGTGTTCAGTCACGGCCGGCTGGATCGTGGTACCGCGCTGCTGCTCGATTTCCTCGACGGCTTGCCGACCGGGCATGTGCTTGATTTTGGCTGCGGCGCCGGGGTGCTGGGGGCGATGATCAAACGTCGCTACCCGCAATCCCAGGTTACCCTGCTGGACGTCGACGCTTTCGCCGTGGCCAGCAGCCGCTTGACCCTGGCGGCCAACGGCCTGGAAGGCGAAGTGCTCATCGGTGACGGTATCGACGCCGCCCCGCAGCCACTCGCGGCGATCCTCAGCAATCCGCCGTTCCATACCGGTGTGCACACCGATTATCGCGCGTCGGAAACCATGCTGAAAAAATCCCGCGAGCATCTGCAAAAAGGCGGCGAGCTACGAATCGTGGCCAATGCTTTCCTGCGCTATCAGCCGCTCATGCAGGAGCATGTCGGGCCCTGCAAGACGCTGCACGAGGGGGGTGGGTTCAAGATCTACAGCGCCATCCGCGGCTAA
- a CDS encoding M48 family metallopeptidase, whose amino-acid sequence MRKVLVTLSATIALAGCQAVNTTHGDAVGVERKQYMFSMLSTDQVNQMYAQSYKETVGEASSKGVLEKDTADAKRVQAIADRLIAQAPKLRADAAQWQWEVNVIKSDELNANCGPGGKIIVYSGLIDQLKLTDDELAAVMGHEIAHALREHGREAMSKAYGVQMARQGAGALLGLGENSLQLADTVVQYSLTLPNSRSNENEADLIGLELSARAGYDPNAAITLWNKMGAAANGSAPPEFMSTHPASANRISSLQAAIPKVMPLYQQSKKS is encoded by the coding sequence ATGCGTAAGGTTTTAGTTACATTGTCGGCCACCATTGCCCTGGCGGGCTGCCAGGCGGTCAACACCACCCATGGCGACGCCGTAGGTGTTGAGCGCAAACAGTACATGTTCAGCATGTTGTCGACCGATCAGGTCAACCAGATGTACGCCCAGTCCTACAAGGAGACAGTCGGTGAGGCGAGCAGCAAAGGCGTGCTCGAAAAGGACACCGCCGATGCCAAGCGCGTGCAGGCGATCGCCGATCGCTTGATCGCCCAGGCGCCCAAATTGCGTGCCGATGCAGCCCAATGGCAGTGGGAGGTCAACGTCATCAAAAGTGACGAGCTCAATGCCAATTGCGGGCCCGGCGGCAAGATCATCGTTTATAGCGGCCTGATCGATCAGCTCAAACTCACCGATGACGAGCTGGCGGCGGTAATGGGTCATGAAATCGCCCACGCCCTGCGCGAGCATGGCCGCGAAGCCATGTCCAAGGCCTATGGCGTGCAGATGGCGCGTCAGGGAGCAGGTGCGCTGCTGGGGCTGGGCGAGAACAGTCTGCAGTTGGCCGATACGGTGGTGCAGTACAGCCTCACCTTGCCCAACAGCCGCAGCAATGAAAACGAAGCGGACCTCATCGGCCTTGAACTGTCGGCGCGGGCCGGTTATGACCCGAACGCGGCGATCACCTTGTGGAACAAGATGGGCGCCGCCGCCAATGGCTCGGCACCACCGGAGTTCATGAGCACCCACCCGGCGTCGGCCAACCGCATCAGTTCGCTGCAAGCGGCGATCCCCAAGGTGATGCCGCTGTATCAGCAGTCGAAAAAATCCTGA
- a CDS encoding SOS response-associated peptidase, whose product MCGRFALFRWSPSFAALPGFPADQQAQWNISPGDNVLIQRVAGEGRELVRARWGLTPPWLTDLSRTPAHARAETLAEQPMFRDAFRLRRCLIPANGFYEWRGTLRKQPFWLTPGEGSSLFFAAVWEAYPVEGHTWLSTAVVTQAAASQRRPLLLDAAGQAAWLDPATPVAVLHSLLASPQQPLRERPLANLINDPKLNAPECLTPA is encoded by the coding sequence ATGTGTGGACGTTTTGCCCTTTTCCGCTGGTCGCCGTCGTTCGCCGCGCTGCCGGGGTTCCCCGCCGACCAGCAGGCGCAGTGGAATATTTCACCCGGCGACAACGTGTTGATCCAGCGTGTTGCCGGTGAAGGGCGCGAATTGGTTAGAGCGCGTTGGGGCCTGACCCCGCCATGGCTGACCGATCTGTCGCGCACGCCGGCCCACGCCCGCGCCGAAACCCTGGCCGAGCAGCCGATGTTTCGCGACGCCTTTCGCTTGCGCCGCTGCCTGATCCCGGCCAACGGTTTTTATGAATGGCGCGGTACGCTGCGCAAGCAGCCGTTCTGGCTGACGCCGGGGGAGGGCTCGTCGCTGTTTTTCGCAGCGGTATGGGAGGCTTATCCGGTTGAAGGGCATACCTGGCTGAGTACGGCGGTGGTCACTCAAGCGGCCGCCAGCCAGCGTCGGCCCTTGCTGCTCGATGCGGCGGGGCAAGCCGCCTGGCTCGACCCCGCAACGCCCGTGGCCGTGCTCCATTCGCTGCTGGCCAGCCCGCAGCAGCCGTTGCGTGAACGGCCGCTGGCCAATCTGATCAACGATCCCAAGCTCAATGCGCCGGAGTGTCTGACGCCGGCGTGA
- a CDS encoding putative signal transducing protein has product MQRIYEPANLMEAEMLLSMLASEGINAHLAGRDLLGGMGELPAMGLLGMTVDNDQAEYARRLIAEYTSALPVLGDEPENYAGELLC; this is encoded by the coding sequence ATGCAGCGCATCTACGAGCCGGCCAACCTGATGGAAGCCGAGATGCTCCTGTCGATGCTTGCCAGCGAGGGCATCAACGCGCACCTGGCCGGGCGTGATCTGCTGGGCGGCATGGGCGAGCTGCCCGCTATGGGCTTGCTGGGCATGACGGTCGACAATGACCAGGCCGAGTACGCACGCCGGCTCATCGCCGAGTACACTAGTGCCCTGCCGGTCCTGGGCGATGAGCCCGAGAACTACGCGGGCGAGCTGCTGTGTTGA
- a CDS encoding CPXCG motif-containing cysteine-rich protein — MLETEPYDCPYCGEPAEAVLDLSGGDQQYIEDCPVCCRPISFVLQTDGQEWQLDVYSENE; from the coding sequence ATGCTCGAAACCGAACCCTATGATTGCCCGTATTGCGGCGAGCCGGCCGAGGCGGTACTGGACCTTTCCGGTGGCGACCAGCAGTACATCGAGGATTGCCCGGTGTGCTGCCGGCCGATCAGTTTTGTCCTGCAGACCGATGGCCAGGAATGGCAACTCGACGTCTACAGCGAGAACGAGTGA